The sequence TTGTTTCTAGCAGGTGAATCAATCACAATAATCCATTACATAACACAAATTATATGCTGCCAACTttctggcaacagtttggaaaaggCTCTTTTTTTCAGCATAACTGggcatgtgcacaaagcaatttctataaagacatggtttgatgagtctaGTATAGAGGAActccactggcctgcacagaaccctgactttAACTTTCAACACCTTTGAGATGCATTGGAATGTCAATTGCAACCCAGGCCTGCCCATCATTAGTGCCTGGCATCAAAAatctcttttgactaaatgtgcacaaattcttAGACACATTTCAACATCTTTAATGTGAAGCCTGATATAGCCATATACCTAACAAAGAGGTATATAAAATCCACTGGGTGCAAAAGGTTTTTCTCAGTCTGTATCAATTGTGGAACAAGTTTGGGCCAAACAGCACCCCCACCACACAGGCCAGTACGAAAAGCATCCAAAATATCACAACCAGCACCTGCACGCACATCAAGCTTCTTCTGTGCCCTAGGACTTCCACCCTGCCATCTATTTGCTCTGGTGAAGTCGAGCCTACACCCATCTGCTCCACCCGAAGGCTGACAGTGGGTAGGATAATGAATCTGGCATCCCTGGACTCCAGGGACAGAATCACCCTCTGGGTGACAGTAGCCAGCCGAGTGGAAACTGACACAGGCAGGTGAAAGGTTACAGGAGGAAGCTGAGCAAGGATGCGAGAGTTGCAGGGCAGAGATTGCACACTGCCCCACTCTAGTGGGGTGGAGTGGCGGCACAGAGGACAGGAGATGGAAGGAGGGCTGTTGGGGTCAGGTGGGTGAAGGGGTGACAGCTGGATCTTTTTAAGGCATTCAGTGCAAAACACATGGAGGCATTCCAGCATGCGTGGGAGCTTGCGGTCCTGATCGTATTCCTGGTAGCACACGGGGCATTCCACCTCCGGGGAATCCCCACTAGTGGAGGCCTCTTCCTGGTCTGACGTCATCTCTGATACTTGGGCCACAGACATGGAGGTAGAGTGTTGATGTGAATGTTGATATGTTTACAAGGGAAGAAACTGTAGAGCTGTAAAGAAGAGGATTGTTACTTCAGCACCGTTAACAGTTAGTGTTACTAAACATTTTATGATTTTAAATAGTAGTGGCAAAGCTCACAGCAGCTATGTGTGAAGTAAAAGGTTAAACAATGTGGCTTTATTATAATCCTGCAAATTTACTGGTAGACAGGAAAGAGTAATTGTAACTGGCAATGACCTGTGCTGACTGGCTCTAACAAGACTATAACCACAAACGTTTCTTCTGGTATTTCCTGCTACTTCACAGTGCAAACTGAAAGGAAAGCCGTATGTGAAACCATTTTATATTTAGGCTCAGGAAATGTGTGCAAGCAGGCATGCATCTGTACTGATGGAGTGATAGATCACTCTGAGTAGGTACAAGTGTTTCTATGAGTGtttctaacatttactttgacttttatttaattgcagacagtatgaacccaagatatttaatgttttgtctggtcaacttcatttaactTGTTAGTATACATCATTAGTATacatcctgcatttcaggccagcaacacattccaaaagagtTAGGAAGATAAAGGATTTACTGTTGTGTAATGTTGCTATGTCTTCTCAAAACACTTGAAAAAAGTTTTTGAACccaggataccaagcgattttgGTGTCCATTTtggtcttaaggtgtgcaacagtacagggttgtcaTTCTCTATCAGGGACAGGTCAGAATTGCAGGCTGATCAATCCAGCCATACCGtctttcttccacagccatgcatggatgtccctgaaTAAGATGTCgtcctgaaggcagcatatgttgctctaaaatctcaatgtacttttctgcattaatgctgaatcacaaaagtgtaaatgacctttgccaagggcactgacacagccccataccatgacagaccctggcttttggacttgttgctgataacagcctggacggtccttttcatctttggtcaggagcaaaatgtaatgtgtaaactactgattcatctgacc is a genomic window of Trichomycterus rosablanca isolate fTriRos1 chromosome 4, fTriRos1.hap1, whole genome shotgun sequence containing:
- the si:ch73-335l21.2 gene encoding RING finger domain-containing protein — protein: MSVAQVSEMTSDQEEASTSGDSPEVECPVCYQEYDQDRKLPRMLECLHVFCTECLKKIQLSPLHPPDPNSPPSISCPLCRHSTPLEWGSVQSLPCNSRILAQLPPVTFHLPVSVSTRLATVTQRVILSLESRDARFIILPTVSLRVEQMGVGSTSPEQIDGRVEVLGHRRSLMCVQVLVVIFWMLFVLACVVGVLFGPNLFHN